From a region of the Ardenticatena maritima genome:
- a CDS encoding phage tail protein, giving the protein MAEFRERPYNQFNFLVDLGTGDTSSAQAGFQEVSGLGMEITVAEYRNGNEKDNAARKITGMYKVPDVTLKRGVIGALDLYEWLDQVRNGDQAQLRNVTIQLLSEDRATVAMEWRLINARPIKYTGPSLNGKGTDVAIEELVLACERIELA; this is encoded by the coding sequence ATGGCTGAATTTCGTGAACGTCCGTATAACCAATTCAATTTTTTGGTGGATTTGGGCACGGGCGATACTTCAAGCGCACAAGCCGGCTTTCAGGAAGTGAGCGGGCTCGGCATGGAAATCACGGTTGCCGAATACCGCAACGGCAACGAGAAAGACAACGCCGCCCGCAAAATTACCGGCATGTACAAAGTGCCCGACGTGACACTCAAACGGGGCGTCATCGGCGCACTCGACCTCTACGAATGGCTTGACCAGGTGCGCAACGGTGATCAGGCGCAACTGCGCAACGTGACCATCCAACTGCTCAGCGAAGACCGCGCGACGGTCGCCATGGAATGGCGGCTCATCAACGCCCGCCCCATCAAGTACACCGGTCCTTCCCTCAATGGCAAAGGCACCGACGTTGCCATCGAAGAACTGGTGCTGGCGTGCGAACGCATTGAACTGGCATAA
- a CDS encoding phage tail sheath subtilisin-like domain-containing protein has product MPEYLAPGVYVEEVSFRAKTIEGVSTSTAGFVGPARFGPTQGEPELLTSFADFERIYGGLDPLTFGSATVPNYLAHAVRAFFDEGGARLYVSRVANSATSADTTISDPDSGGNDITLTARYPGSGGNVTVTFTAKLGNNILTSDGTNNLAPGLRAHDTVYLVDASDNDSTDSSPTFATGVYYVEEVVSAGSTTIRFRQAGDDPNTAPTLDELAANDEIHIITVNVEITTPGAFPRTEGWSGLAPHPAHANSLSNVFAGTLSSRLAQLTVPIIFAGPASGDLVVHTLFGQGTSPNTIEDTFGDSTATDADRRYIVDLSGGTDGSRPTAANYQGTGDDDPALKSGLVAFEDIEDISIVAAPGATYDYVNSASDIEQTVRHLISHCERMRYRVAVLDSPPNQAVSEIRAYRNRFDSKYAALYYPWVRIVDPVTNAEANMPPSGFVAGIYARNDIEHGVHKAPANEVVRGAIGFEFMLNKAQQDVLNPEGVNCFRYFPGRGYRLWGARTISSDPEWKYVNVRRYFAYLERSIDEGTQWVVFENNHAPLWANVRRTVSDFLFNEWKSGRLMGEKPEHAYFVRCDRTTMTQNDIDNGRLICLVGVAPVRPAEFVIFRIGQWTADANA; this is encoded by the coding sequence ATGCCCGAGTATCTTGCCCCAGGTGTGTATGTCGAAGAAGTCAGTTTTCGCGCCAAAACCATCGAAGGCGTCAGCACCAGCACAGCCGGTTTTGTAGGACCCGCGCGCTTCGGTCCGACGCAAGGCGAACCGGAACTCCTTACCAGTTTCGCCGATTTTGAGCGCATTTACGGCGGGCTTGACCCGCTGACCTTTGGAAGCGCCACAGTGCCCAACTATCTCGCCCACGCCGTGCGCGCCTTTTTCGATGAAGGCGGCGCGCGCTTGTACGTCTCCCGCGTTGCCAACAGCGCCACATCAGCCGACACCACCATCTCCGACCCAGACAGCGGGGGGAATGACATCACATTGACAGCCCGCTACCCCGGAAGCGGCGGCAATGTGACGGTGACATTCACCGCCAAACTCGGCAACAACATCCTCACCAGCGACGGCACAAACAATCTCGCACCAGGCCTGCGGGCGCATGATACGGTCTATCTGGTAGATGCCAGCGACAACGACTCGACAGATAGCAGCCCCACCTTCGCCACCGGTGTCTATTACGTTGAAGAAGTCGTCAGCGCGGGCAGCACCACCATCCGCTTTCGGCAAGCCGGCGATGACCCAAACACCGCACCCACACTTGACGAACTGGCCGCCAACGATGAAATCCACATCATCACCGTCAACGTCGAAATCACCACCCCCGGCGCGTTCCCCCGCACCGAAGGCTGGAGCGGGCTCGCCCCCCACCCGGCACACGCCAACTCGCTCAGCAATGTGTTCGCCGGCACGCTCAGCAGCCGCCTGGCGCAACTCACCGTCCCCATCATTTTCGCTGGTCCCGCAAGCGGCGACCTGGTGGTACACACGCTGTTTGGGCAGGGCACATCTCCCAACACGATCGAAGACACCTTCGGCGATAGCACCGCCACCGACGCCGACCGCCGCTACATTGTGGACCTGAGCGGCGGCACGGATGGGAGCCGCCCCACAGCAGCCAATTACCAGGGCACCGGTGACGACGACCCCGCTCTCAAAAGCGGCTTGGTCGCGTTTGAGGATATCGAAGATATCTCGATTGTCGCCGCGCCGGGCGCAACATACGATTATGTCAATAGCGCCAGCGACATCGAGCAGACCGTGCGCCATCTCATCTCGCACTGCGAACGCATGCGCTACCGCGTGGCGGTTCTGGATTCACCACCCAACCAGGCTGTTTCCGAAATCCGCGCCTACCGCAACCGCTTTGATTCCAAGTATGCCGCGCTCTACTACCCGTGGGTGCGCATTGTGGACCCCGTGACAAACGCCGAAGCCAACATGCCCCCCAGCGGTTTTGTCGCCGGCATCTATGCTCGCAACGATATCGAGCACGGCGTGCACAAAGCCCCCGCCAATGAAGTCGTGCGCGGCGCCATTGGGTTCGAGTTCATGCTGAACAAAGCGCAGCAAGACGTGCTCAACCCCGAAGGCGTCAACTGTTTCCGCTATTTCCCTGGGCGCGGCTATCGCCTCTGGGGCGCACGCACCATCTCGTCCGACCCCGAATGGAAGTATGTGAACGTACGTCGCTACTTTGCGTACCTTGAACGCTCCATTGACGAAGGCACGCAGTGGGTTGTCTTCGAGAACAACCACGCACCGCTTTGGGCGAACGTGCGCCGCACCGTCAGCGATTTTCTCTTCAACGAGTGGAAATCGGGGCGCCTGATGGGTGAAAAACCCGAACACGCCTACTTTGTGCGGTGCGACCGCACCACCATGACCCAAAACGATATTGACAACGGACGGCTCATCTGTCTGGTAGGCGTCGCGCCAGTACGCCCGGCCGAATTTGTCATCTTCCGTATCGGACAATGGACCGCCGACGCCAACGCCTGA